The genomic window GATCTTCACGGAGGTCACCCGATGAGCACCGTCACCAGCACCCCTGAGCGCACCACGCAGCCGCGCAACCCGCGGCGCACCCCCTTCTCGACCGCGGTGGGCACCGTGGCCGCACGCGAGATGAAGGTGAAGGCCACCTCCAAGCCGTTCGTCATCACCACGCTGATCCTGCTGGCCGCCGCACTGGCCGCCACGCTGCTCGTGCCCCGCCTGGGCGACCTCTTCGCCGGAGACGCCACCCGCGTGGCCGTGGTGGAGCAGACCGCTCCGTCCGTCCAGGCCCTCGGCGAGGACTACACGCCGCAGGCCGTCGGCTCCGCGGAGGCGGCCCGGGAGGCCGTGCTCTCGGGTGCGGCCGACGCCGCCGTGGTGCCGGATCCCGGCAGCCCGGCCGGTGTGAGCGTCCTGGCCATGACGGACGCCCCCTCGGATCTGGTGCAGGCGCTGTCCACGAGCCCAGGTGTGGAGCTGCTGGACCCCACCGCACCGAACCCCGCCCTGCGGTACCTCATGGCCTTCGGCTTCGGACTCGTGTTCTTCATGGCCGCCATCACGTTCGGCCAGCAGATCGCGGTGTCCGTGATCGAGGAGAAGCAGTCTCGCGTCGTGGAGATCCTGCTCGCCGCGGTCCCGGCGCGGGCCATGATGGCCGGGAAGGTGCTGGGCAACGCGGCCATGGCCATCCTGCAGGTGGCCCTGCTGGCCGGGGCGCTGCTGCTGGGCCTGCAGATCAACGGGGACGTGCTGCCCCTGGACGGGATGGGCGTGCCGATCCTGTGGTTCGTGGTGCTGTTCTCCATCGGGTTCGTGATGATCGCCGCCCTCTACGCGGCGGCGGCGTCCATGGTGTCCCGGCAGGAGGACATCGGCTCCACGTCCATGCCCGTGATGATGCTGATCATGCTCCCGTACTTCGGCGTGATCTTCTTCAACGACAATCCGGACGCGCTGCGCATCATGAGCTGGATCCCGTTCTCCGCCCCGGTGGCCGTGCCGCTGCGCATCTTCCTGGGGCAGGGGCAGTGGTGGGAGCACGTCGGTTCCCTCGTGCTGCTGATCGTGACCACCGCCCTGGCCATCTGGCTGGCCTCGGCCATCTACGAGCGCTCCATCCTGCGCACGGGCAAGGCGCTGAAGTGGCGGGAGGCCCTGCGGGGCTGACGGCCGGACCACCGGCCGCGGACCCCGGTCCCGCAGCGCGCGGGGCCGGGGCGCGGTTGCGGACCGCGCCGTCCCGGAGGGCGTGGGGTTGGAGCGTGCGGCGCCGGGGCGCGTGGGCCGGGGCGCCGCTCCCGCGCCCGGCGCGACGATCCCGAGCTGGAGGGCAGCGCCACCCCGGTGGGCCGTGCAGTGGGACACCCGCACGGCCCACCGGCGCGTCCCTAGACTGGGGCGCATGACTTCCGAGCAGCAGACCTTCCCCGTGGCCCCCCGCCGTCCCGTGGAGCGCACGTTCCACGGCCACACGTTCTGCGACCCCTACGAGTGGCTGCGCGACAAGGACTCCCCCGAGGTCCGGGCGCACCTGGACGCCGAGAACGCCTACGCGGAGGCGGTCACTGCAGACCTGGAGCCGCTGCGGGAGCGCATCTACACGGAGATCAAGGACCGCACGCAGGAGACGGACCTCTCGGTGCCCAGCCGTCACGGCGAGTGGTGGTACTTCGCGCGCACCGTGGAGGGCGGCGCCCACCAGGTGTTCTGCCGGGTTCCCGTGGCGGACCCCGCGGACTGGACCCCGCCCGCCGTCGAACCCGGGACGCCCCTGGACGGTGAGCAGACCCTCCTGGACGCGAACGCCGCCGCGCAGGAGCACGAGTTCTACGCGCTCGGCGCGTTCAGCGTGGCCGAGGACGGCTCCCGGCTCGCGTGGTCCGAGGACACCGCCGGGGACGAGCGGTTCACCGTCCATGTCAAGGACCTCACCAGCGGGGAGCTGCTCGCGGACCGGATCCCCCAGACCTCCTACGGCGCGTTCCTCACCCCGGACGCGTCCCAGGTAGTCTACACCGTGGTGGACGAGTCCTGGCGCCCGTACCGCGTGTACCGCCACGTGATCGGCACGGACGTGGCCGAGGACCAGCTCCTGTTCCAGGAGGACGATCCCGGCCTGTGGCTCGGCGCCGAGCTCTCCGCGGACAAGCAGTGGCTCATGCTCTCCTCCTCGTGCTCGGAGTACAGCGAGTACCGCATCCTGCGCGTCAGCGAGCTTCCCGCGGACGACGACGCCGCTGCGCCGGGTTCCCGGAGCCCGTCCCCCGCGGCTGCCCCCTCTCCCACGGACCGGAACGCAATCGATCAGCGCACGGGTTCGGAGCCCGACCAGTCCACGGGGCTGGAACCCGGCGAACCCGCGGGAGCAGAACCCGGACACACCGGCCCTGCGGACGGGGCACGCGCCGAGGCCCCCTCGGGCCTGCCGTGGCGGATCGTGCTCGCCCGCGAGGAGCGCGTGCTCTACGAGGCGGAACCCCTCACGGTGGCCGGCACCGACGTGCTGCTGCTTTCCCACGACGCCGCGGCCCCGAACGGCCGGATCAGCCTCATGCCCCTGGAGCACGCCGGGCGACGTCTCGCGGACGTGGACCTGGTGGACGTGGTCCCGGCCTCGGACACCGTGCGCGTGGAGTCCGCCATCCCCACGGCCACGCACCTGGTGGTGGCCCTGCGCGAGAACACCACACCCCGGGTGCGTCTGATCCCCCGCACGGCCCTGGAGCCGCTGGTGGCCGGACTCGCCTCGACGGACGCCGTGCCCGACGACGCCGCCACCGCCGGGTCCGGCGCGTCCGACGAACGCGGCGCCGCGCCCCTCGGGCGGGATGCCCACGGAACGGGCCGGGACCGCACCGCGCCCGCGGGATCCGCGCAGGAGGCGGGGGTCGCGCTGAGCGGCGGTGCGGCGTCGTCGTCCCAGGGCACCGGCACGGCGGCGGACGCCGCGCTGCTGGCCGGGACCGAGGCCGCGTTCGACGAGGACCTCAGCAGCACCGGCGTGCTCTCCGCGGAGTACGAGAACCCGGTGGTGCGGGTGTCCTACACGTCCTTCGTGACGCCGCCGCGCGTGTACGACATCCCCACGGGCGAGCCCGGGGCCGGTGCGCTGGACGCGTTCGGCGTGGGTGAGCCCGTGCTGCGGCGCGAGGCCACTGTGCTGGGCGGGTACCGCAGCGAGGACTACACCGTGGAGCGGGACTGGGCGGTCGCGGAGGACGGCACGCGGATTCCCGTGAGCCTCGTGCGCCGCGCGGACCTGGACCCCGCGGTGCCCGCGCCCGTGCTGCAGTACGCGTACGGCTCCTACGAGATCAGCACGGACCCGGCGTTCTCCATCTCGCGGCTG from Kocuria rhizophila DC2201 includes these protein-coding regions:
- a CDS encoding ABC transporter permease, which produces MSTVTSTPERTTQPRNPRRTPFSTAVGTVAAREMKVKATSKPFVITTLILLAAALAATLLVPRLGDLFAGDATRVAVVEQTAPSVQALGEDYTPQAVGSAEAAREAVLSGAADAAVVPDPGSPAGVSVLAMTDAPSDLVQALSTSPGVELLDPTAPNPALRYLMAFGFGLVFFMAAITFGQQIAVSVIEEKQSRVVEILLAAVPARAMMAGKVLGNAAMAILQVALLAGALLLGLQINGDVLPLDGMGVPILWFVVLFSIGFVMIAALYAAAASMVSRQEDIGSTSMPVMMLIMLPYFGVIFFNDNPDALRIMSWIPFSAPVAVPLRIFLGQGQWWEHVGSLVLLIVTTALAIWLASAIYERSILRTGKALKWREALRG
- a CDS encoding S9 family peptidase, which produces MTSEQQTFPVAPRRPVERTFHGHTFCDPYEWLRDKDSPEVRAHLDAENAYAEAVTADLEPLRERIYTEIKDRTQETDLSVPSRHGEWWYFARTVEGGAHQVFCRVPVADPADWTPPAVEPGTPLDGEQTLLDANAAAQEHEFYALGAFSVAEDGSRLAWSEDTAGDERFTVHVKDLTSGELLADRIPQTSYGAFLTPDASQVVYTVVDESWRPYRVYRHVIGTDVAEDQLLFQEDDPGLWLGAELSADKQWLMLSSSCSEYSEYRILRVSELPADDDAAAPGSRSPSPAAAPSPTDRNAIDQRTGSEPDQSTGLEPGEPAGAEPGHTGPADGARAEAPSGLPWRIVLAREERVLYEAEPLTVAGTDVLLLSHDAAAPNGRISLMPLEHAGRRLADVDLVDVVPASDTVRVESAIPTATHLVVALRENTTPRVRLIPRTALEPLVAGLASTDAVPDDAATAGSGASDERGAAPLGRDAHGTGRDRTAPAGSAQEAGVALSGGAASSSQGTGTAADAALLAGTEAAFDEDLSSTGVLSAEYENPVVRVSYTSFVTPPRVYDIPTGEPGAGALDAFGVGEPVLRREATVLGGYRSEDYTVERDWAVAEDGTRIPVSLVRRADLDPAVPAPVLQYAYGSYEISTDPAFSISRLSLLDRGVIWAVAHVRGGGELGRAWYENGKKNTKSNTFTDFVAVTRHLAARPDVDARRIALMGGSAGGLLAGAVLNLAPELYCGGLAAVPFVDALTSMLMPELPLTALEWEEWGNPVESAEVYEYMRSYSPYENVRNADYPPILAVTSLNDTRVLYVEPAKWVAELRTRVAHPETVLLRCEMAGGHGGASGRYSQWKDTAWEYAWLARQLGVAG